In Nocardioides faecalis, the following proteins share a genomic window:
- a CDS encoding ADP-ribosylglycohydrolase family protein, with protein sequence MTRLTAAQMDRACGTLLASAAGDALGAGYEFGSARLGPEGPAMIGGGLGDFAPGEWTDDTTMAWCVADVAATGADLRTEAALDEVARRFREWYETGPADIGNQTASVLRAVGPLPTAARMTAASAALHERTGHTAGNGSLMRTAPVALAHLDDPDAVAEAAWRISALTHHDPLAGQACVLWSLAIRHAVLHAEIDVRVGLAYLEPEAASYWAERIAEAEESEPGRFNPNGYVVTAFQAAWSAIHHTRVPAGSDGCDHLVQALRTAIAIGNDTDTVAAIAGGLLGARWGASAVPAQWRRVLHGYPGLRGEQLVHLAHLAANRGPGLYDWPTVASIDYAHYGIPRTLVPHPYDDGVWLGDAGVLADLPADIDAVVSLCLVGTAQVPEHVEHVTYRLIDVTNAGDNPNLDFVLLDAARTVQALRAEGRTVLVHCVAAQSRTPTVGAAYAVLQGAPVGEALRRVCDALPAAYPNHAFRDALERLGRHPEVQLRRDR encoded by the coding sequence ATGACCCGACTGACAGCTGCCCAGATGGACCGCGCCTGCGGCACCCTGCTCGCCTCCGCCGCCGGCGACGCCCTGGGCGCCGGCTACGAGTTCGGCTCCGCCCGGCTCGGCCCCGAGGGACCCGCCATGATCGGCGGCGGCCTCGGCGACTTCGCCCCCGGCGAGTGGACCGACGACACCACGATGGCCTGGTGCGTGGCCGACGTCGCCGCGACCGGTGCGGACCTGCGCACCGAGGCCGCGCTCGACGAGGTCGCCCGCCGGTTCCGGGAGTGGTACGAGACCGGACCCGCCGACATCGGCAACCAGACCGCCAGCGTGCTGCGTGCCGTCGGCCCGCTGCCCACCGCGGCCCGGATGACGGCAGCGTCCGCGGCGCTGCACGAGCGCACCGGGCACACCGCCGGCAACGGGTCCCTGATGCGGACCGCGCCCGTGGCCCTGGCGCACCTCGACGACCCCGACGCGGTCGCCGAGGCGGCGTGGCGGATCAGCGCCCTGACCCACCACGACCCGCTCGCCGGCCAGGCGTGCGTGTTGTGGTCGCTGGCCATCCGGCACGCGGTGCTGCACGCCGAGATCGACGTGCGCGTCGGGCTGGCGTACCTGGAGCCGGAGGCGGCGTCGTACTGGGCGGAGCGGATCGCCGAGGCCGAGGAGAGCGAGCCTGGCCGGTTCAACCCGAACGGCTACGTCGTCACGGCGTTCCAGGCGGCGTGGTCGGCGATCCACCACACGCGGGTGCCCGCCGGCTCCGACGGCTGCGACCACCTCGTGCAGGCGTTGCGCACCGCGATCGCGATCGGCAACGACACCGACACCGTGGCGGCCATCGCCGGCGGCCTGCTCGGTGCCCGCTGGGGCGCCTCCGCGGTGCCGGCGCAGTGGCGCCGCGTGCTGCACGGCTACCCGGGCCTGCGAGGCGAGCAGCTCGTGCACCTCGCCCACCTCGCGGCGAACCGCGGTCCCGGGCTCTACGACTGGCCGACGGTGGCGAGCATCGACTACGCGCACTACGGGATCCCGCGCACCCTCGTGCCGCACCCGTACGACGACGGGGTGTGGCTCGGCGACGCCGGTGTGCTGGCCGACCTGCCCGCCGACATCGACGCCGTCGTCAGCCTCTGCCTGGTCGGCACCGCGCAGGTGCCCGAGCACGTCGAGCACGTCACCTACCGGTTGATCGACGTCACCAACGCCGGTGACAACCCGAACCTCGACTTCGTGCTGCTCGACGCCGCACGCACCGTGCAGGCGCTGCGCGCCGAGGGCCGCACCGTGCTCGTGCACTGCGTCGCCGCCCAGAGCCGCACGCCCACGGTCGGCGCCGCGTACGCCGTGCTGCAGGGCGCGCCGGTCGGCGAGGCGCTGCGGCGGGTGTGCGACGCGCTGCCCGCCGCGTACCCGAACCACGCCTTCCGGGACGCCCTCGAGCGGCTCGGGCGGCACCCGGAGGTGCAGCTCAGACGTGACCGCTGA
- a CDS encoding GTPase domain-containing protein has translation MSRTTDRIRTILPTSGRTAVGATVATGLLTGLASAPDRVGRLFRRRFPTVAVTGMTGVGKTQLANRLARRTGGEDVADVGSAVMERRTRRSARLKGFRFLVVPGDNAATRLGALDEVFHDEPVDGVIHVVANGYATPRRTAGTTGAATATREELLAAELEDWTITAHRIASMAVRRERPVWLVIAVTKADLYADDLDEVVRYYSPGSGSPFAARLDELRALAGGAKLSVDVLPVSSQGGDRSSAISAKKASAMVDALAARLAQLSGHV, from the coding sequence GTGTCCCGAACCACCGACCGGATCCGCACGATCCTGCCCACCTCGGGCCGCACCGCGGTCGGCGCGACCGTCGCCACCGGGCTGCTCACCGGCCTGGCGTCCGCACCGGACCGGGTGGGCCGGCTGTTCCGGCGCCGGTTCCCGACCGTGGCGGTCACCGGGATGACGGGGGTGGGCAAGACGCAGCTCGCGAACCGGCTCGCCCGCCGGACCGGAGGCGAGGACGTCGCGGACGTCGGCTCGGCGGTGATGGAGCGTCGTACCCGGCGCTCGGCGCGGCTCAAGGGGTTCCGCTTCCTGGTGGTGCCCGGCGACAACGCCGCGACCCGGCTCGGCGCGCTCGACGAGGTCTTCCACGACGAGCCGGTGGACGGTGTCATCCACGTGGTCGCGAACGGCTACGCCACCCCGCGTCGTACCGCCGGCACCACCGGCGCGGCCACCGCCACCCGCGAGGAGCTGCTCGCCGCCGAGCTGGAGGACTGGACGATCACCGCGCACCGGATCGCCTCCATGGCGGTACGGCGCGAACGCCCGGTCTGGCTCGTCATCGCCGTCACCAAGGCCGACCTGTACGCCGACGACCTGGACGAGGTCGTGCGGTACTACTCCCCGGGCAGCGGCTCCCCCTTCGCCGCCCGCCTCGACGAGCTGCGCGCCCTGGCCGGCGGCGCGAAGCTCTCCGTCGACGTGCTGCCCGTCTCCAGCCAGGGCGGCGACCGCAGCTCAGCGATCTCCGCGAAGAAGGCCTCCGCCATGGTCGACGCCCTGGCCGCCCGGCTCGCCCAGCTCAGCGGTCACGTCTGA
- a CDS encoding DUF3375 domain-containing protein → MSEIASELARVKGAFAQPTLTLLHQRQAPVVITIFRAAFGRNNKPIPTARLHSQVEEHLAGMRAVSEEDVPTGSGRDLCHRWMRGQWLVRSLDELGNEVYSLTSHAQQALELVKNLARDRATLSEHRIATILGTVRRFNAEANPDRGARVALLDEEISRLTAERDRLVEGAELPSASEDYMLEGFTELLSLVSALPSDFARVEERFATIRGEILAAFRAEDRPAGEVIDDYLARADALMTATPEGRAFEGAFALLRDEELVGRLREDLGALLDHPLSAAILADADRAELRGTVRLVRDGLDRVLAQRSRVTATLKEYIVSHDAARDRELERTLRQVESELMTWMATTGPRATHDVPLLPLRASVDHLRERFYDPADDVLPDPIGVADPDEAPRLSLGELKAQGGPQLGPLRQRLEDALRDIVPADTLGELFDGLEPALRRPVEIFGLLHLAADRDWTTEDVLETFAALRPDGSTRTFAVPRTPLPDPDLEHQESPA, encoded by the coding sequence ATGAGCGAGATCGCCAGCGAGCTGGCGCGGGTGAAGGGTGCCTTCGCACAGCCGACCCTGACGCTGCTGCACCAGCGGCAGGCGCCGGTGGTGATCACGATCTTCCGCGCCGCGTTCGGCCGCAACAACAAGCCGATCCCCACCGCCCGGTTGCACTCGCAGGTCGAGGAGCACCTGGCCGGGATGCGCGCCGTGAGCGAGGAGGACGTGCCCACCGGCAGCGGCCGCGACCTGTGCCACCGGTGGATGCGCGGGCAGTGGCTGGTGCGCTCCCTCGACGAGCTCGGCAACGAGGTCTACTCGCTGACCTCCCACGCCCAGCAGGCGCTCGAGCTGGTCAAGAACCTCGCCCGCGACCGGGCCACCCTCAGCGAGCACCGGATCGCCACCATCTTGGGCACGGTGCGCAGGTTCAACGCCGAGGCCAACCCCGACCGCGGTGCCCGCGTCGCCCTGCTCGACGAGGAGATCTCCCGGCTCACCGCCGAGCGCGACCGTCTCGTCGAGGGCGCCGAGCTGCCGAGCGCCAGCGAGGACTACATGCTCGAGGGGTTCACCGAGCTGCTGTCCCTGGTCTCCGCGCTGCCCAGCGACTTCGCCCGCGTCGAGGAGCGCTTCGCCACGATCCGCGGCGAGATCCTGGCCGCGTTCCGGGCCGAGGACCGGCCCGCCGGTGAGGTGATCGACGACTACCTCGCCCGCGCCGACGCGCTGATGACCGCCACTCCGGAGGGGCGCGCCTTCGAGGGCGCCTTCGCGCTGCTGCGCGACGAGGAGCTCGTCGGCCGGCTGCGTGAGGACCTCGGCGCGCTCCTGGACCACCCGCTGTCGGCGGCCATCCTCGCCGACGCCGACCGCGCCGAGCTGCGCGGCACGGTGCGCCTCGTGCGCGACGGGCTGGACCGGGTGCTCGCCCAGCGCTCGCGGGTGACCGCGACGCTGAAGGAGTACATCGTCTCCCATGACGCCGCCCGCGACCGGGAGCTCGAGCGCACCCTGCGGCAGGTCGAGTCCGAGCTGATGACCTGGATGGCCACGACCGGCCCCCGCGCCACCCACGACGTGCCGCTGCTGCCGCTGCGGGCGTCCGTGGACCACCTGCGCGAGCGGTTCTACGACCCCGCCGACGACGTGCTGCCCGACCCGATCGGCGTCGCGGACCCCGACGAGGCGCCCCGGCTCAGCCTGGGCGAGCTGAAGGCGCAGGGCGGGCCGCAGCTCGGCCCGCTGCGCCAGCGCCTCGAGGACGCCCTGCGCGACATCGTGCCCGCGGACACCCTCGGCGAGCTGTTCGACGGCCTCGAGCCGGCGCTGCGTCGACCGGTCGAGATCTTCGGCCTGTTGCACCTGGCCGCCGACCGCGACTGGACCACCGAGGACGTGCTGGAGACCTTCGCGGCCCTGCGCCCCGACGGCAGCACCCGGACCTTCGCCGTACCGCGCACCCCGCTTCCCGACCCTGACCTCGAGCACCAGGAGAGCCCCGCATGA
- a CDS encoding DUF4194 domain-containing protein, producing the protein MSVDVDGPTSELPDTERPDPTDAEQAVQDLEDLDHLDERSVSLFEGDEGGLEYAQRHALVALLKQRFISARTHPRDWRVLVENERVLRSRLNDLFLELAIDRGREVAWKRQASSETGGRFPTLLHDTAWSREETLVLVHLRDRLRAGLAGGDARVFIDREDLVKYVASFRPLHATDESGDEKRARNAVLSIVKSGLLIGSPTDERFEISEAVEPLLPLELLRELLEALQRANGNEAPPAAPDDELFHDEDQAEDAQ; encoded by the coding sequence ATGAGCGTCGACGTCGACGGCCCGACCAGCGAGCTGCCGGACACGGAGAGGCCCGACCCCACGGACGCCGAGCAGGCGGTGCAGGACCTCGAGGACCTCGACCACCTCGACGAGCGTTCGGTCTCGCTGTTCGAGGGCGACGAGGGTGGGCTCGAGTACGCCCAGCGCCACGCCCTGGTGGCCCTGCTCAAGCAGCGGTTCATCAGCGCCCGCACCCATCCGCGCGACTGGCGGGTGCTGGTGGAGAACGAGCGCGTGCTGCGCTCGCGGCTCAACGACCTCTTCCTCGAGCTCGCCATCGACCGCGGCCGCGAGGTCGCCTGGAAGCGGCAGGCCTCCTCCGAGACCGGGGGCCGGTTCCCGACCCTGCTGCACGACACCGCCTGGTCGCGCGAGGAGACGCTGGTGCTGGTGCACCTGCGCGACCGTCTCCGTGCCGGCCTGGCCGGCGGCGACGCGCGGGTCTTCATCGACCGCGAGGACCTGGTGAAGTACGTCGCCAGCTTCCGACCCCTGCACGCCACCGACGAGTCCGGTGACGAGAAGCGCGCCCGCAACGCGGTGCTGTCCATCGTGAAGTCCGGCCTGCTCATCGGCTCGCCGACCGACGAGCGCTTCGAGATCAGCGAGGCCGTCGAGCCGCTGCTGCCGCTCGAGCTGCTGCGCGAGCTGCTGGAGGCGCTGCAGCGGGCCAACGGCAACGAGGCGCCGCCGGCGGCGCCCGACGACGAGCTGTTCCACGACGAGGACCAGGCGGAGGACGCGCAGTGA
- a CDS encoding ATP-binding protein — MDLDKLDRPEEVDAQDGLDPQGSDAAEEEASDGLFDRELVDTPTDDTMQWRASLLQLVNWGGFGGLTTVPLRGGATMISGASGVGKSTILDAYTALMMPSDTKFNGASNDAVAGRARSAGQRNLLSYLRGAVDVVDDPATGRPVEKLLRGKGADTWGAVAMTFVNDQGGRFTVLRTYYVPRRAVRSTDVQMQLVTHDGALSLETLEVAVPDRFHAHTLKKLYPGIRVHRTYAEFSAVLHARLGIGANGDGAKALRLLARIQAGNQVRSVDELYKEMVLERPATYAAADRAIEHFDDLDASYAAMRTEEQKLELLEPITELHERKVEATRRLGELDSYGVTLSGDTPLRLWLLRTHLRLLEEATATNRDARNATAEGLISARASEAALARDLEAAKDAHRAAGGADLQALAGQVEHERVVREERGNRLAELEERIYPLVGLTDADAPDLESALDSVAAFGELQVLARKRLAEGEAEQARLRGERDVVRDGLVPLKNEQSMLRRERASLESRAGRVPAYLNDLRAAVAQASGLAPEELPFVAELIDVAPEEARWRTAIETVLGGTARLMLVPLDKLSSFSAAIDGLRLPGRLTFQGVELDLPESGPGDPERIAGKLLFKDSPFSGWVQQHVEDPSRNALCVEDAAGLDGPGFRVTIAGQTRNGRRGAHGRNDTRSIIGFSNEDAIAEIDAQLAGLEQQLTELDARLAELDRRSRVLEQQRKAYDAIAMVRFDDVDVTGADRRIAELEQRRADILTADNQLQVLQEQIDDLTERLDAARKERFSLEQRQRSVHSEHSELVESEDLVKDRLEAMEAAGTVELTEEQEAALAADFAAAAAPADPEDLDRFADNAHRLGERLRSAVAEAEGEIKRCDDDLSLIFKHYKFQWDSPNLGASADSYPDYARILEEIRGKGLAERRGEWRRRLTEWSGQDLVPLVGAMAASIEEIEDRLEPINAILRRLEFGATGDRLRIRLRRLQPAHVQVFLKDLRALSSGSTAELAEADLEKRFIELSRFMNQLRRPAQAGDGTTTDRDRLLDVRRHVEISAERYDFGTGELRATYRTLGEKSGGESQELVAFIVGSALRFRLGDEMRSRPRFAPVFLDEGFVKADSEFAGRAVQAWKGLGFQLIIGVPLDKVTGLEPHMDDLLAITKNSRTHQSWITPITDVTLEA; from the coding sequence ATGGATCTCGACAAGCTCGACCGCCCCGAGGAGGTCGACGCCCAGGACGGGCTCGACCCGCAGGGAAGCGACGCGGCCGAGGAGGAGGCGAGCGACGGTCTGTTCGACCGTGAGCTCGTCGACACCCCCACCGACGACACCATGCAGTGGCGCGCCTCGCTGCTGCAGCTGGTGAACTGGGGTGGCTTCGGCGGCCTGACCACGGTGCCGCTGCGCGGCGGCGCGACCATGATCTCCGGCGCCTCGGGCGTGGGGAAGTCGACCATCCTCGACGCCTACACGGCGCTGATGATGCCCTCGGACACGAAGTTCAACGGCGCCTCCAACGACGCGGTCGCCGGCCGTGCCCGCAGCGCCGGGCAGCGCAACCTGCTGTCCTACCTGCGCGGCGCCGTCGACGTCGTCGACGACCCGGCCACCGGCCGGCCGGTGGAGAAGCTGCTGCGCGGCAAGGGCGCCGACACCTGGGGCGCGGTCGCGATGACCTTCGTCAACGACCAGGGCGGTCGGTTCACGGTGCTGCGCACGTACTACGTGCCGCGTCGTGCCGTCCGCTCCACCGACGTGCAGATGCAGCTGGTCACCCACGACGGCGCGCTGTCGTTGGAGACCCTCGAGGTCGCCGTACCGGACCGCTTCCACGCCCACACGCTCAAGAAGCTCTATCCCGGCATCCGCGTGCACCGCACCTACGCCGAGTTCTCGGCCGTCCTGCACGCCCGGCTCGGGATCGGCGCCAACGGCGACGGCGCCAAGGCGCTGCGTCTGCTGGCCCGGATCCAGGCCGGCAACCAGGTGCGCAGCGTGGATGAGCTGTACAAGGAGATGGTGCTGGAGCGCCCGGCGACGTACGCCGCCGCGGACCGGGCCATCGAGCACTTCGACGACCTCGACGCCTCCTACGCCGCGATGCGCACCGAGGAGCAGAAGCTCGAGCTGCTCGAGCCGATCACCGAGCTGCATGAGCGCAAGGTGGAGGCCACCCGCCGGCTCGGCGAGCTGGACTCCTACGGCGTCACGCTGTCGGGGGACACGCCGCTGCGGCTGTGGCTGCTGCGCACCCACCTGCGCCTGCTGGAGGAGGCGACCGCCACCAACCGCGACGCACGCAACGCCACCGCCGAGGGTCTGATCAGCGCCCGCGCCAGCGAGGCCGCCCTCGCTCGCGACCTGGAGGCCGCCAAGGACGCCCACCGTGCCGCCGGGGGAGCCGACCTGCAGGCACTCGCCGGTCAGGTCGAGCACGAGCGGGTGGTGCGCGAGGAGCGCGGCAACCGGCTCGCCGAGCTCGAGGAGCGGATCTACCCGTTGGTGGGGCTCACCGACGCCGACGCCCCGGACCTGGAGTCCGCCCTCGACAGCGTCGCGGCGTTCGGCGAGCTGCAGGTGCTGGCCCGCAAGCGGCTCGCCGAGGGCGAGGCCGAGCAGGCCCGGCTGCGCGGCGAGCGTGACGTGGTCCGCGACGGCCTGGTGCCGCTGAAGAACGAGCAGTCGATGCTGCGCCGTGAGCGGGCGTCGCTGGAGAGCCGCGCCGGCCGGGTGCCCGCCTACCTGAACGACCTGCGTGCCGCCGTGGCGCAGGCCAGCGGCCTGGCGCCCGAGGAGCTGCCGTTCGTCGCCGAGCTGATCGACGTCGCGCCCGAGGAGGCGCGTTGGCGCACCGCCATCGAGACCGTGCTCGGTGGCACCGCCCGGCTGATGCTGGTGCCGCTGGACAAGCTCTCGTCGTTCTCCGCGGCCATCGACGGGCTGCGGCTGCCCGGGCGCCTCACCTTCCAGGGCGTCGAGCTCGACCTGCCCGAGAGCGGTCCGGGCGACCCCGAGCGGATCGCCGGCAAGCTGCTGTTCAAGGACTCGCCGTTCTCCGGCTGGGTGCAGCAGCACGTCGAGGACCCCTCGCGCAACGCGCTCTGTGTGGAGGACGCCGCCGGGCTGGACGGCCCCGGCTTCCGGGTCACGATCGCCGGCCAGACCCGCAACGGGCGTCGCGGTGCGCACGGACGCAACGACACCCGCAGCATCATCGGCTTCTCCAACGAGGACGCGATCGCCGAGATCGACGCCCAGCTCGCCGGCCTCGAGCAGCAGCTCACCGAGCTCGACGCCCGGCTGGCCGAGCTGGACCGACGCTCGCGGGTGCTCGAGCAGCAGCGCAAGGCGTACGACGCCATCGCGATGGTCCGCTTCGACGACGTCGACGTCACCGGAGCCGACCGCCGGATCGCCGAGCTGGAGCAGCGGCGGGCCGACATCCTCACCGCCGACAACCAGCTGCAGGTGCTGCAGGAGCAGATCGACGACCTCACCGAGCGGCTCGACGCCGCCCGCAAGGAGCGCTTCTCCCTCGAGCAGCGCCAGCGCAGCGTGCACTCCGAGCACAGCGAGCTGGTCGAGTCCGAGGACCTGGTCAAGGACCGGCTGGAGGCGATGGAGGCCGCCGGCACCGTCGAGCTGACCGAGGAGCAGGAGGCCGCGCTGGCCGCGGACTTCGCCGCCGCGGCAGCCCCGGCGGACCCCGAGGACCTGGACCGGTTCGCCGACAACGCGCACCGCCTCGGCGAGCGGCTGCGCAGCGCCGTGGCGGAGGCGGAGGGGGAGATCAAGCGCTGTGACGACGACCTGTCCCTGATCTTCAAGCACTACAAGTTCCAGTGGGACTCGCCGAACCTCGGCGCCAGCGCCGACTCCTACCCCGACTACGCCCGCATCCTCGAGGAGATCCGCGGCAAGGGCCTGGCCGAGCGGCGCGGGGAGTGGCGTCGGCGCCTGACCGAGTGGAGCGGACAGGACCTGGTGCCGCTGGTGGGCGCGATGGCCGCCTCCATCGAGGAGATCGAGGACCGGCTCGAGCCGATCAACGCGATCCTGCGCCGCCTCGAGTTCGGCGCCACCGGCGACCGGCTGCGGATCCGGCTGCGCCGGCTGCAGCCCGCGCACGTGCAGGTCTTCCTCAAGGACCTGCGTGCGTTGTCGTCCGGCTCCACCGCGGAGCTGGCCGAGGCCGACCTGGAGAAGCGGTTCATCGAGCTGAGCCGGTTCATGAACCAGCTGCGCCGCCCCGCTCAGGCGGGCGACGGCACCACCACCGACCGCGACCGGCTCCTCGACGTGCGCCGGCACGTGGAGATCAGCGCCGAGCGCTACGACTTCGGCACCGGCGAGCTGCGGGCGACGTACCGCACGCTGGGGGAGAAGAGCGGTGGGGAGAGCCAGGAGCTGGTGGCGTTCATCGTGGGCTCCGCACTGCGCTTCCGGCTCGGCGACGAGATGCGCTCGCGGCCCCGGTTCGCGCCGGTCTTCCTCGACGAGGGGTTCGTCAAGGCCGACTCCGAGTTCGCCGGCCGGGCCGTGCAGGCGTGGAAGGGTCTGGGCTTCCAGCTGATCATCGGCGTCCCGCTGGACAAGGTGACCGGTCTGGAGCCGCACATGGACGACCTGCTGGCGATCACGAAGAACAGCCGGACCCACCAGTCCTGGATCACCCCGATCACCGACGTCACCCTCGAGGCCTGA
- a CDS encoding O-acetyl-ADP-ribose deacetylase: MPEPTLVRGDITTQVVDAIVNAADTRMRGGGGVDGAIHAAGGPAVLADCIARFPDGLATGDAGWTTAGRLPARWVIHTVGPNYRAGQRDRSLLTSCYRRCLEVAGELGARSIAFPLISAGIFGWPTDDAVAAAVETLRATPSEVSDVRLVAFGADVHDLIAAALEH, encoded by the coding sequence ATGCCGGAGCCGACCCTCGTACGAGGTGACATCACCACCCAGGTCGTGGACGCGATCGTCAACGCCGCCGACACCCGGATGCGGGGTGGCGGCGGCGTCGACGGCGCCATCCACGCCGCGGGCGGGCCGGCGGTGCTGGCCGACTGCATCGCCCGCTTCCCCGATGGCCTGGCCACCGGCGATGCCGGCTGGACCACCGCCGGCCGGCTGCCGGCGCGGTGGGTGATCCACACCGTGGGCCCGAACTACCGCGCCGGCCAGCGGGACCGTTCGCTGCTCACCTCCTGCTACCGGCGGTGCCTGGAGGTGGCCGGCGAGCTCGGGGCGCGCAGCATCGCCTTCCCGCTGATCAGCGCGGGCATCTTCGGCTGGCCCACCGACGACGCCGTGGCCGCCGCGGTGGAGACGTTGCGAGCCACCCCGAGCGAGGTGAGCGACGTGCGGCTGGTGGCGTTCGGCGCGGACGTGCACGACCTGATCGCCGCGGCGCTGGAGCACTGA
- a CDS encoding NAD(P)/FAD-dependent oxidoreductase, protein MSPQAAHALADAAAPAVLWLDTPDRPAPRPSLADLPATQPRTEPVDLVVVGGGFTGLWAALRAVEREPGRSVLLLERDRIAEHATGRNGGFCEASLTHGEENGRTRWPEEHDVLHRLGLENLDAIEATVARYGIECGFRRSGQLTVATRPHEVAALDPAAPGFLDAAAVRGLVYSPGYLAGRLDADGCAMLDPARLAWGLAQAAESLGVRIAEHTGVTGMRRSGDLVEVATSYGVLAARQVVLATNAFTALLPAVARRVVPVYDHVLATEPLTAAQLDSIGWSQRFGIADAGNLFHYYRLTDDDRILWGGYDAVYHFRRGIDPAHEQRPATHRLLAEHFYATFPQLADVGFSHRWGGVIDTCSRFCAFFGTTGRVGYAAGFTGLGVGASRFAADVVLDLLDGTPTERTRLRMVTERPWPFPPEPLAWTGIQLTRWAAARADATGRRNLWLRTLDRLGMGFDS, encoded by the coding sequence ATGAGCCCGCAGGCCGCGCATGCGCTCGCCGACGCCGCCGCCCCGGCCGTGCTGTGGCTGGACACGCCCGACCGGCCCGCGCCGCGGCCCTCGCTGGCCGATCTGCCCGCCACGCAGCCGCGCACCGAACCGGTGGACCTGGTGGTCGTCGGCGGCGGCTTCACCGGGCTGTGGGCGGCGCTGCGGGCCGTGGAGCGCGAGCCGGGCCGCAGCGTGCTGCTGCTGGAGCGGGACCGGATCGCCGAGCACGCGACCGGGCGCAACGGCGGCTTCTGCGAGGCCAGCCTGACCCACGGCGAGGAGAACGGCCGGACCCGTTGGCCCGAGGAGCACGACGTCCTGCACCGCCTCGGGCTGGAGAACCTGGACGCGATCGAGGCGACGGTGGCCCGCTACGGCATCGAGTGCGGGTTCCGGCGCAGCGGCCAGCTGACGGTCGCCACCCGCCCGCACGAGGTGGCCGCGCTGGACCCCGCCGCGCCCGGCTTCCTCGACGCCGCCGCCGTCCGCGGGCTGGTCTACTCCCCCGGCTACCTGGCCGGCCGGCTCGACGCCGACGGCTGCGCGATGCTCGACCCGGCCCGGCTGGCGTGGGGCCTGGCACAGGCCGCGGAGTCCCTCGGTGTGCGGATCGCCGAGCACACCGGTGTCACCGGGATGCGCCGCAGCGGCGACCTGGTCGAGGTCGCGACGTCGTACGGCGTGCTGGCCGCGCGGCAGGTCGTGCTCGCCACGAACGCGTTCACCGCGCTGCTGCCCGCGGTCGCCCGGCGGGTGGTGCCGGTCTACGACCACGTGCTGGCCACCGAGCCGCTCACCGCCGCGCAGCTCGACTCGATCGGCTGGTCGCAGCGCTTCGGCATCGCCGACGCCGGCAACCTCTTCCACTACTACCGGCTCACCGACGACGACCGGATCCTGTGGGGCGGCTACGACGCCGTCTACCACTTCCGCCGCGGCATCGACCCCGCCCACGAGCAGCGCCCGGCGACGCACCGGCTGCTCGCCGAGCACTTCTACGCGACCTTCCCGCAGCTCGCCGACGTCGGGTTCAGCCACCGCTGGGGCGGGGTGATCGACACCTGCTCGCGGTTCTGCGCCTTCTTCGGCACCACCGGCCGGGTCGGATACGCCGCCGGGTTCACCGGGCTCGGGGTCGGCGCCTCCCGCTTCGCCGCGGACGTGGTGCTGGACCTGCTCGACGGCACCCCGACCGAACGCACCCGGCTGCGGATGGTGACCGAGCGGCCGTGGCCGTTCCCGCCCGAGCCGCTGGCCTGGACCGGCATCCAGCTGACCCGCTGGGCAGCAGCACGCGCCGACGCGACCGGGCGGCGCAACCTGTGGCTGCGCACCCTGGACCGCCTCGGCATGGGGTTCGACTCCTGA